The proteins below come from a single Drosophila kikkawai strain 14028-0561.14 chromosome 3R, DkikHiC1v2, whole genome shotgun sequence genomic window:
- the LOC138928971 gene encoding uncharacterized protein: MARSSQPPIPKRIAEGTNGGDGKAPIEQTRRAHPGAGRRDRPIRRGKDALIISPPPDMSYSDVLGLVTRAKDARMDEVGDSVSRVRKTAKGELLLEIKRNSQAQTSGFKELIGKALGAGATIRTMTPQAVFRIWDLDELTTKEELANALAKQADLPPNSVTIKGIRALASGSQTATFTVPAGVAGALIQLGKVKVGWTRCRIKELEPQLKCYRCLDTGHVASRCRSSVDRSKACFKCGKEGHKAADCPNPANCFKCEQLKRKDTSHQAGSRSCPLVASSRDGLKHRA, from the coding sequence ATGGCGAGGAGCTCGCAACCACCGATTCCTAAGAGGATTGCGGAGGGCACCAATGGAGGAGACGGAAAGGCGCCCATCGAGCAAACTCGACGAGCTCATCCCGGAGCAGGCCGGCGTGATAGGCCCATAAGACGTGGGAAGGATGCGCTGATCATAAGCCCTCCTCCAGACATGTCTTACAGCGACGTGCTCGGGCTGGTTACGCGAGCTAAGGACGCCAGGATGGATGAAGTTGGCGATAGCGTCTCCAGAGTCAGAAAGACAGCTAAAGGAGAATTGCTACTGGAGATCAAGCGCAACTCGCAGGCCCAAACCAGCGGCTTTAAGGAGCTGATTGGCAAAGCACTGGGAGCCGGAGCCACGATCCGCACAATGACGCCCCAGGCCGTTTTCCGGATATgggacctggacgagctgACCACAAAGGAGGAGCTAGCGAATGCGCTAGCCAAGCAGGCGGACCTCCCTCCGAACTCGGTGACAATAAAAGGGATACGCGCCTTGGCCTCAGGAAGCCAGACCGCAACCTTCACGGTTCCGGCGGGAGTGGCAGGCGCGCTCATCCAACTTGGCAAAGTCAAGGTCGGATGGACCAGGTGCCGgatcaaggagctggagcccCAGCTTAAGTGCTACAGGTGTCTGGACACGGGGCACGTGGCTAGCAGATGCCGGAGCTCCGTAGATAGAAGCAAGGCCTGCTTTAAATGCGGGAAGGAAGGGCATAAGGCAGCAGACTGCCCTAATCCAGCGAACTGCTTCAAGTGCGAGCAGCTCAAAAGGAAGGACACGAGTCACCAGGCCGGAAGCCGCTCCTGCCCACTGGTGGC